A portion of the Novosphingobium sp. KA1 genome contains these proteins:
- a CDS encoding acetyl-CoA hydrolase/transferase family protein: MRIESAEFRSKVMSAEDAARLITSGSTVGMSGFTGSGYPKAVPLALAAQIEAEHAAGRGFKVRMWTGASTGPELDGALAKADGIEFRLPYNSDPIARERINKGEMNYFDMHLSQVAPMAWQGFLGELDTAVIEVAGIRADGSLIPSSSVGNNKTWLDRAEKVILEVNAWQNEALEGMHDIYYGTALPPARVPIPLVKPDDRIGSPYLKVDPAKVVAVVETDRPDRNAPFSPPDEKAKAIAGHILEFLSHEVKLGRLPKALLPIQSGVGNIANAVLTGLVDAPFDSLTSYTEVIQDGMLDLLDSGKLRMASATAFSLSPEAAARVNADMARYRDKMILRPQEISNHPELIRRLGCIAMNGLIEADIYGAVNSTHVMGSRIQNGIGGSGDFARNAYISIFMTPSTAKGGKISAIVPQASHVDHINQDVQVIVTEQGLADLRGLSPKERAKVIIANCAHPDYRPLLEDYYARALKGSYGLQSPSLPGEALSWHQRFIETGSMLP; the protein is encoded by the coding sequence ATGCGCATCGAGAGTGCCGAGTTTCGCTCCAAAGTCATGTCCGCGGAGGACGCCGCCCGGCTCATCACCAGCGGCTCCACGGTCGGCATGAGCGGCTTCACCGGCTCGGGTTATCCCAAGGCGGTTCCCCTGGCCCTTGCCGCCCAGATCGAGGCCGAACATGCCGCCGGACGCGGCTTCAAGGTCCGCATGTGGACCGGCGCCTCGACCGGGCCGGAACTCGACGGTGCGCTGGCCAAGGCCGACGGCATCGAATTCCGCCTGCCCTACAACTCCGACCCCATCGCCCGCGAACGCATCAACAAGGGCGAGATGAACTACTTCGACATGCACTTGTCGCAGGTCGCGCCGATGGCCTGGCAGGGCTTCCTCGGCGAGCTCGACACCGCCGTGATCGAAGTGGCCGGCATCCGCGCCGACGGCAGCCTGATCCCCTCCTCCTCGGTGGGCAACAACAAGACCTGGCTGGACCGCGCCGAGAAGGTCATCCTCGAAGTGAACGCGTGGCAGAACGAAGCGCTCGAGGGCATGCACGACATCTACTACGGCACCGCCCTGCCGCCCGCGCGCGTACCGATCCCGCTGGTGAAGCCCGATGACCGCATCGGCTCGCCCTATCTCAAGGTCGATCCCGCCAAGGTCGTCGCCGTCGTCGAGACCGACCGGCCCGACCGCAACGCCCCGTTCAGCCCGCCGGACGAGAAGGCCAAGGCGATCGCCGGCCACATCCTCGAATTCCTGAGCCACGAAGTGAAGCTGGGCCGCCTGCCCAAGGCGCTGCTGCCGATCCAGTCGGGCGTGGGCAATATCGCCAACGCCGTGCTGACCGGCCTGGTCGACGCGCCGTTCGACAGCCTGACCTCCTACACCGAAGTCATCCAGGACGGCATGCTGGACCTGCTGGACTCGGGCAAGCTGCGCATGGCGTCGGCCACCGCCTTCTCGCTGAGCCCCGAGGCGGCCGCCCGCGTGAATGCGGACATGGCCCGCTACCGCGACAAGATGATCCTGCGCCCGCAGGAAATCTCCAACCACCCCGAACTGATCCGCCGCCTGGGCTGCATCGCCATGAACGGGCTGATCGAGGCGGACATCTACGGCGCGGTGAACTCCACCCACGTCATGGGCTCGCGCATCCAGAACGGCATCGGCGGCTCGGGCGACTTCGCGCGCAATGCCTATATCTCGATCTTCATGACGCCTTCGACCGCCAAGGGCGGCAAGATCTCGGCCATCGTGCCGCAGGCCAGCCATGTCGATCACATCAACCAGGACGTGCAGGTGATCGTCACCGAGCAGGGCCTGGCCGATCTGCGCGGGCTCAGCCCCAAGGAACGCGCCAAGGTCATCATCGCCAACTGCGCCCACCCGGACTACCGCCCGCTGCTGGAAGACTACTACGCCCGCGCGCTCAAGGGCTCCTACGGCCTGCAGTCGCCCTCGCTGCCGGGCGAGGCGCTGTCGTGGCACCAGCGCTTCATCGAGACGGGCTCGATGCTGCCGTAA
- the istA gene encoding IS21 family transposase translates to MHWVFLGRRTWRVAGRHINDHQVRLFMTHRRNDPVALAAAKAGFSPATGYRVLQDARLPSQRQAPRGRRRPDPLSGIFEEVVVPMLEAAPGLRPVAIFEELRRRYPDTEFGSRRTLERRIRDWRALNGQDREVIFRQVHEPGRLGMSDFTCMNDLEVAIAGAPLDHLLYHFRLPCGGFEHGHVILGGESFVALAEGLQNALWSAGGAPRLHRTDSLSAAFRNLDADAKADLTRRYDALCAHYGMEPTRNNTGIAHENGAIESAHGHIKAAVKDALLLRGTTDFIDLAAYRRFIDEVVTARNRRHGPGIDAERKALQSLPNARTTDYEEVLVTVTSSGGFTLRKVFYTVPSRLIGHRLRVRLYDDRLDVFIGGTRLMTLQRGRAGVNGKHGHVVDYRHVIHSLRRKPMALRGLVYRDSLFPRAPYRLMFEHLLEAVGEKEACRIMVELLAMAHERACEAELAHILEEDLAIRRTPCLSALRGRFSPDPATLPEVVVEMVSLSIYDGLIEQGEAA, encoded by the coding sequence ATGCATTGGGTTTTCTTGGGAAGGAGGACCTGGCGTGTGGCGGGCCGACACATCAACGATCATCAGGTGAGACTTTTCATGACCCACAGACGTAACGATCCCGTCGCCCTGGCAGCGGCAAAGGCCGGTTTCAGCCCGGCGACCGGCTATCGGGTGCTGCAGGATGCGCGCCTGCCTTCCCAGCGACAGGCGCCGCGCGGCCGACGGCGCCCTGATCCGCTATCGGGCATTTTCGAGGAGGTTGTCGTGCCGATGCTGGAGGCCGCTCCCGGTCTTCGTCCTGTCGCGATCTTCGAGGAACTGCGCCGCCGGTACCCGGATACCGAGTTCGGCTCACGACGAACCCTGGAGAGGCGTATTCGCGACTGGCGCGCTCTGAACGGCCAGGATCGGGAAGTCATCTTCAGGCAGGTTCATGAGCCGGGGCGGCTCGGCATGTCCGATTTTACGTGCATGAACGATCTGGAGGTCGCCATCGCCGGGGCACCCTTGGACCACTTGCTCTATCACTTCCGCCTGCCTTGCGGCGGCTTTGAACATGGACACGTCATTCTGGGCGGCGAGAGTTTCGTCGCCCTAGCCGAAGGGCTGCAGAATGCGCTCTGGTCTGCCGGCGGAGCGCCCAGGCTCCACCGCACCGACAGCCTGTCGGCCGCCTTCCGCAATCTGGACGCCGATGCGAAGGCCGACCTGACCAGGCGCTATGACGCCCTATGCGCCCATTATGGAATGGAGCCGACGCGCAACAACACAGGCATTGCCCACGAGAACGGTGCGATCGAGAGCGCCCACGGTCATATCAAGGCTGCAGTGAAGGACGCGCTGTTACTGCGCGGAACCACGGACTTCATCGACCTTGCCGCTTATCGCCGCTTCATCGACGAAGTCGTGACCGCAAGGAACCGGCGCCACGGTCCCGGCATCGATGCTGAGCGCAAGGCGCTGCAATCCCTCCCGAACGCAAGGACTACCGATTACGAGGAAGTCCTTGTGACAGTGACGTCCTCGGGCGGCTTCACCCTGCGCAAGGTCTTCTACACGGTCCCCTCGCGCCTGATCGGTCATCGCCTGCGAGTGCGCCTTTACGACGACCGTCTCGATGTCTTCATCGGCGGCACAAGGCTCATGACCCTGCAGCGCGGCCGCGCCGGTGTGAACGGTAAGCACGGCCACGTTGTCGATTATCGCCATGTCATTCATTCCCTGCGCCGCAAGCCGATGGCGCTGCGTGGATTGGTCTATCGTGACAGCCTGTTCCCCCGCGCACCCTACCGCCTCATGTTCGAGCACTTGCTGGAAGCTGTGGGCGAGAAAGAAGCCTGCCGGATCATGGTTGAGCTTCTGGCCATGGCCCACGAGCGCGCCTGTGAGGCGGAGCTCGCCCATATCCTGGAGGAGGACCTGGCAATCCGCAGGACCCCATGCCTGTCGGCACTTCGGGGCCGCTTTAGCCCCGATCCCGCCACTTTGCCCGAAGTTGTGGTCGAGATGGTCTCGCTCTCGATCTACGACGGGCTGATCGAACAGGGAGAAGCGGCATGA
- a CDS encoding ATP-binding protein: MKSIMPLARHQLSYLHTYIATCVQLVAAMNPCRCGYLSDPALACSRVPKCAADYQSKVSGPLLDRIDLHVEVDPVRAVDLALPPPKEGSAEVAQRVARARAVQTARLSGTGRRTNAELDGDLLETHATPDEPGRKLLMQAAEAMHLSARGYTRILRVARTIADLAGSAEVGRVHVAEALSYRRQPPRG, from the coding sequence ATGAAATCAATTATGCCCCTGGCGCGGCACCAGCTTTCATATTTGCATACATACATTGCAACTTGCGTGCAGCTTGTCGCGGCGATGAACCCGTGCCGCTGCGGTTATCTGTCGGACCCCGCCCTCGCCTGCTCGCGCGTGCCCAAGTGCGCGGCCGACTACCAGAGCAAGGTCTCCGGCCCGCTGCTCGACCGCATCGACCTCCACGTCGAGGTCGACCCGGTGCGCGCGGTGGACCTCGCCCTGCCGCCGCCCAAGGAAGGCAGCGCCGAAGTGGCGCAGCGCGTCGCCCGCGCCCGCGCCGTGCAGACCGCGCGGCTTTCCGGCACCGGCAGGCGCACCAATGCCGAACTCGACGGCGACCTGCTCGAAACCCACGCCACGCCCGATGAACCCGGGCGCAAGCTGCTGATGCAGGCGGCGGAGGCGATGCACCTCTCGGCCCGCGGCTATACGCGCATCCTGCGCGTGGCGCGCACGATCGCCGATCTCGCCGGAAGCGCCGAAGTCGGCCGCGTGCATGTGGCGGAAGCACTCAGCTATCGGCGGCAGCCGCCGAGGGGCTGA
- a CDS encoding DMT family transporter: protein MTSQTDRTALLAGLSIVVAQSSINLGAAFAKSLFPLVGPEGVAALRTTISALILLAIARPWRVKFTSRQLKWLLLYGLVLGCMNLMIYWAIRRIPIGIAVAIEICGPLSLVLASSRSVKDFLWLALAVGGMALLIPWQGHAHALDPLGIVFALAAAACWALYILCGRRASQVGGSVAVSVGMVVACCVTVPFGLASAPASLPLHALALGAVVAVLSSALPYVLEMRAMGQLSSRIVGLLSSMAPALGAIVGFLVLGERLSMLQWLAVAMMIGASAGCSLASRPPVARPRDDVMA from the coding sequence ATGACCTCGCAGACCGACCGCACGGCCCTTCTTGCCGGCCTTTCCATCGTTGTCGCACAAAGCTCGATCAACCTCGGCGCGGCCTTCGCCAAGAGCCTGTTCCCGCTGGTCGGCCCCGAAGGCGTCGCCGCGCTACGCACGACGATCTCCGCGCTGATCCTGCTGGCCATCGCCCGTCCGTGGCGCGTGAAATTCACAAGCCGGCAGCTCAAGTGGCTGCTGCTCTACGGGCTGGTGCTCGGCTGCATGAACCTGATGATCTACTGGGCGATCAGGCGCATCCCCATCGGCATCGCCGTCGCCATCGAGATCTGCGGCCCGCTGAGCCTGGTGCTGGCCAGTTCGCGCTCGGTGAAGGATTTCCTGTGGCTGGCGCTGGCGGTGGGCGGCATGGCCCTGCTGATCCCGTGGCAGGGCCATGCCCACGCGCTCGACCCGCTGGGCATCGTGTTCGCACTGGCGGCCGCCGCCTGCTGGGCACTTTATATCCTCTGCGGCCGGCGCGCTTCGCAAGTGGGCGGTTCGGTCGCGGTATCGGTGGGCATGGTGGTCGCCTGCTGCGTCACCGTGCCGTTCGGCCTCGCTTCTGCCCCCGCAAGCCTGCCGCTGCATGCCCTGGCATTGGGCGCCGTTGTCGCGGTGCTGTCGAGCGCATTGCCCTACGTTCTGGAGATGCGGGCGATGGGCCAGCTTTCCAGCCGCATCGTCGGCCTGCTCAGCAGCATGGCCCCGGCGCTGGGCGCCATCGTCGGTTTCCTCGTCCTCGGCGAGCGGCTGAGCATGCTGCAATGGCTGGCGGTCGCGATGATGATCGGTGCCAGCGCGGGCTGCTCGCTGGCCTCGCGCCCGCCGGTTGCACGCCCCCGCGACGACGTGATGGCTTAG
- a CDS encoding DUF3617 domain-containing protein codes for MKRMAAVSAAVSIVGLALALAACGSKEQKSGEPKTMDEVKEEAAQLQRPRPGQYTQKVEITKMDVPGMPSEAAAQMKTMMAKGQVNQFCLTQAEADKGYRDMFDGIGKGRECSYSRFEVDGGKLDAQMECKSADQGTARIQLAGTVSDQGSDVTVDMNMSGGPAPMGEMKMAMHMTTARLGDCP; via the coding sequence ATGAAGCGTATGGCAGCAGTTTCGGCAGCAGTTTCGATCGTGGGGCTGGCACTCGCGCTGGCGGCGTGCGGCTCGAAGGAGCAGAAGAGCGGCGAGCCCAAGACGATGGACGAGGTGAAGGAGGAGGCGGCGCAGCTGCAGCGCCCCCGGCCCGGCCAGTACACGCAGAAAGTCGAGATCACGAAGATGGACGTGCCCGGCATGCCCAGCGAAGCGGCGGCGCAGATGAAGACGATGATGGCGAAAGGACAGGTCAACCAGTTCTGCCTGACCCAGGCGGAGGCCGACAAGGGGTACCGCGACATGTTCGACGGGATCGGCAAGGGCCGCGAATGCAGCTATTCGCGCTTCGAGGTTGATGGCGGCAAGCTGGATGCCCAGATGGAGTGCAAGTCCGCCGATCAGGGAACCGCCCGGATCCAGTTGGCGGGCACCGTGAGCGACCAGGGCTCGGATGTGACGGTGGACATGAACATGTCCGGCGGCCCCGCGCCGATGGGCGAGATGAAGATGGCGATGCACATGACGACTGCCCGTCTCGGGGACTGTCCTTAA
- a CDS encoding HNH endonuclease, translated as MFVALSHPECRATGGKGLKGASELDRDIWAEFYGNKQELAVAAEAIREGVKASMDEDQIDDMQSYTAKEGKVSYRYHKRLERDRKIVELRKASALKKHGKLECEGCGFDFVKTYGVRGYGFIEAHHTNPVHAMKEGDETSQDDLALICPNCHRMIHKAKPWLTLDQLKAIIADAGVSTG; from the coding sequence TTGTTTGTCGCGCTTTCTCACCCTGAATGTCGCGCGACAGGCGGAAAAGGTCTGAAAGGGGCCAGCGAGCTAGACAGGGACATATGGGCGGAGTTCTACGGCAATAAGCAAGAACTGGCTGTTGCAGCCGAAGCCATCCGTGAGGGCGTGAAAGCCAGCATGGACGAAGATCAAATTGACGACATGCAGAGCTACACCGCCAAAGAAGGCAAGGTGAGCTATCGTTATCACAAACGGCTAGAGCGTGACCGAAAGATCGTCGAATTGCGGAAGGCATCTGCTCTCAAGAAACATGGCAAGCTCGAATGCGAAGGCTGCGGCTTTGACTTCGTGAAAACCTACGGAGTGCGGGGATATGGGTTCATCGAGGCTCATCACACTAATCCCGTGCATGCCATGAAAGAGGGTGATGAAACATCACAAGATGACTTGGCACTGATTTGTCCAAACTGCCACCGCATGATCCACAAGGCGAAGCCTTGGCTCACTCTAGACCAGCTAAAGGCAATCATTGCGGACGCTGGAGTATCGACAGGCTAA
- the istB gene encoding IS21-like element helper ATPase IstB, giving the protein MSTAPMIDAQRLGLMLNELRLPTIKHIWGDFAAQADKEGWPASRFLAALAEHELAERDRRRIGRHLAEAHLPAGKTLDCFAFEAVPMISKAQVMALCAGDGWLDQGSNLILFGPPGGGKSHLAAAIGLALVENGWRALFTRTSDLVQRLQVARRELTLESAIAKLDKYHLLILDDFAYVSRDQAETSVLFELISARYERRSLLITANQPFGEWNRVFPDPAMTLAAVDRLVHHATIFEMNVESYRRRTAQARRTGAGRPAAYTTPKVLETIRDNQDENEVLASDN; this is encoded by the coding sequence ATGAGCACGGCTCCCATGATCGACGCACAGCGCCTGGGCCTGATGCTCAATGAACTGCGCTTGCCAACCATCAAGCATATCTGGGGAGATTTTGCGGCCCAGGCGGATAAGGAAGGATGGCCCGCGAGCCGGTTCCTTGCAGCTCTCGCCGAACACGAACTCGCCGAACGCGATCGCCGCCGGATCGGGCGTCATCTGGCTGAAGCCCACCTGCCGGCGGGCAAGACGTTGGACTGCTTTGCCTTCGAGGCCGTGCCGATGATCTCCAAGGCCCAGGTCATGGCCCTGTGCGCCGGCGATGGCTGGCTCGACCAAGGTTCCAATCTCATCCTGTTCGGCCCGCCAGGCGGCGGCAAAAGCCATCTGGCGGCGGCGATCGGCCTAGCATTGGTGGAAAATGGCTGGCGAGCACTGTTCACCCGCACCTCTGACCTCGTCCAACGTCTGCAGGTCGCTCGCCGCGAACTGACGCTGGAATCCGCAATCGCCAAGCTCGACAAGTATCATCTGCTCATTCTTGACGACTTCGCCTACGTCTCACGCGACCAGGCGGAGACCTCCGTCCTCTTCGAACTGATCAGTGCCCGATACGAGCGCAGATCCCTGCTTATCACCGCTAACCAGCCCTTCGGCGAATGGAACCGCGTCTTCCCGGACCCAGCAATGACGCTCGCTGCGGTCGACAGGCTCGTGCATCACGCCACGATCTTCGAGATGAACGTCGAAAGTTATCGCCGGCGCACGGCTCAGGCCCGCCGCACCGGGGCTGGACGTCCTGCCGCTTACACCACTCCAAAAGTCCTCGAGACCATCCGCGACAATCAGGATGAGAACGAGGTCCTTGCCAGCGACAATTAA
- the uvrB gene encoding excinuclease ABC subunit UvrB has protein sequence MAELIIRRGLEEPDTSGTFVPHKPARPDKSMPGRPFKVVSEYEPNGDQPTAIADLVTTAGEGEKTQVLLGVTGSGKTFTMAKVIEELQRPALILAPNKILAAQLYAEMKDFFPENAVEYFVSYYDYYQPEAYVARSDTYIEKESSVNEAIDRMRHSATRALLERDDVIIVASVSCLYGIGSVETYSAMIFDLKTGDTQDQREIIRKLVALQYKRNDAAFTRGTFRVRGDNLELFPSHLEDTAWRISFFGDEIEEIAEFDPLTGKKGSVLEKVRVYANSHYVTPGPTMKQASEAIRFELTERLKELEAEGRLLEAQRLEQRTNFDLEMIAATGSCAGIENYSRFLTGRLPGEPPPTLFEYLPDNALLFVDESHQTVPQIGAMSKGDHRRKITLAEYGFRLPSCIDNRPLRFNEWDAMRPQTIAVSATPGSWEMEESGGVFAEQVIRPTGLIDPPVEIRPVEDQVQDCIMECKTAAERGYRTLVTTLTKRMAEDLTEFMHEAGVRVRYMHSDVETLERIELIRDLRMGVYDVLVGINLLREGLDIPECGLVCILDADKEGFLRSETSLIQTIGRAARNVDGRVILYADRMTGSMERAIAETDRRRAKQEEYNAEHGITPQTIKRRIADIVADTASRDGVLIDIETDDGANNLVGHNLRAYIEELEKKMRAAAADLEFEEAGRIRDEIRKLEASELGIPDEHRKAPIVGRSNEGKPGTRKTRYGKMQKKWGK, from the coding sequence ATGGCAGAGCTGATCATCCGCCGGGGCCTCGAGGAACCGGATACCTCGGGCACGTTTGTCCCCCACAAGCCCGCGCGTCCGGACAAGTCGATGCCGGGCCGGCCCTTCAAGGTCGTGTCCGAGTACGAGCCCAACGGTGACCAGCCGACCGCCATCGCCGACCTCGTCACCACGGCGGGCGAGGGCGAGAAGACGCAGGTGCTGCTGGGCGTCACCGGCTCGGGCAAGACCTTCACGATGGCCAAGGTCATCGAGGAACTGCAGCGCCCGGCGCTGATCCTGGCGCCGAACAAGATTCTCGCCGCCCAGCTCTATGCCGAAATGAAGGACTTCTTCCCGGAGAACGCGGTCGAATACTTCGTCTCCTACTACGACTATTACCAGCCCGAGGCCTACGTCGCCCGGTCGGACACCTACATCGAGAAGGAAAGCTCGGTGAACGAGGCGATCGACCGCATGCGCCACTCGGCCACCCGCGCCCTGCTGGAGCGGGACGACGTGATCATCGTCGCCTCGGTCTCGTGCCTCTACGGCATCGGCTCGGTCGAGACTTACTCGGCGATGATCTTCGACCTCAAGACCGGCGACACCCAGGACCAGCGCGAGATCATCAGGAAGCTCGTCGCCCTCCAGTACAAGCGCAACGATGCCGCCTTCACCCGCGGCACCTTCCGCGTGCGCGGGGACAACCTGGAACTGTTTCCCAGCCACCTCGAGGACACCGCCTGGCGCATCTCGTTCTTCGGCGACGAGATTGAGGAGATCGCCGAATTCGATCCGCTCACCGGCAAGAAGGGCTCGGTGCTCGAAAAGGTGCGGGTCTACGCGAATTCGCACTACGTCACGCCCGGGCCGACGATGAAGCAGGCCAGCGAGGCGATCCGCTTCGAACTGACCGAGCGGCTCAAGGAACTCGAAGCCGAAGGCCGCCTGCTCGAAGCCCAGCGGCTGGAGCAGCGCACCAATTTCGACCTCGAGATGATCGCCGCCACCGGCAGTTGCGCGGGGATCGAGAACTATTCGCGCTTCCTCACCGGCCGCCTGCCGGGCGAACCGCCGCCGACCCTGTTCGAATACCTGCCGGACAATGCCCTGCTGTTCGTGGACGAAAGCCACCAGACGGTGCCGCAGATCGGCGCGATGTCGAAAGGCGACCACCGCCGCAAGATCACGCTCGCCGAATACGGCTTCCGCCTGCCGAGCTGCATCGACAACCGCCCGCTGCGTTTCAACGAATGGGACGCGATGCGCCCGCAGACCATCGCCGTCTCGGCCACGCCGGGATCGTGGGAGATGGAGGAGTCCGGCGGCGTCTTTGCCGAGCAGGTGATCCGCCCCACCGGCCTGATCGATCCGCCGGTGGAGATCCGCCCGGTCGAGGACCAGGTGCAGGACTGCATCATGGAGTGCAAGACGGCGGCCGAGCGCGGCTATCGCACCCTCGTCACCACCCTCACCAAGCGCATGGCCGAGGACCTCACCGAGTTCATGCACGAGGCCGGGGTGCGCGTGCGCTACATGCACAGCGACGTCGAGACACTGGAACGCATCGAGCTGATCCGCGACTTGCGCATGGGGGTCTACGACGTGCTGGTGGGCATCAACCTGCTGCGCGAGGGGCTCGACATTCCCGAGTGCGGGCTCGTCTGCATCCTCGATGCCGACAAGGAAGGTTTCCTGCGCAGCGAGACCTCGCTGATCCAGACCATCGGCCGCGCCGCGCGCAACGTCGACGGCCGCGTGATCCTCTATGCCGACCGCATGACCGGATCGATGGAGCGCGCCATCGCCGAGACCGATCGCCGCCGCGCCAAGCAGGAAGAATACAACGCCGAGCACGGCATCACCCCGCAGACGATCAAGCGCCGCATCGCCGACATCGTCGCCGATACCGCCAGCCGCGACGGCGTGCTGATCGACATCGAGACCGACGACGGCGCCAACAACCTCGTCGGCCACAACTTGCGTGCCTATATCGAGGAACTGGAAAAGAAGATGCGCGCCGCCGCCGCCGACCTCGAATTCGAGGAAGCCGGGCGCATCCGCGACGAGATCCGCAAGCTGGAAGCCAGCGAGCTCGGCATCCCGGACGAGCACAGGAAGGCGCCGATCGTCGGGCGCAGCAACGAGGGCAAACCCGGCACCCGCAAGACCCGCTACGGCAAGATGCAGAAGAAATGGGGCAAGTAA
- a CDS encoding serine aminopeptidase domain-containing protein: MKVEEPAPRQIDMMRSAIARRAALAREPHPEGVRKPSLRLFLAELASLGRGKKKPIVVDKAQHPQPVMLLPGFGAHPNRMRPMADALAEAGHEVHEWGLGLNLGPNPQNFAFLMRRVGTLARQHKRPIALVGWSLGGLFAREIARREPDCVSKVITMGTPFSGDPRANNAWRAYQMVTGHSVSAPPIDCDFTAKPPVPTIALWSPRDGVIHPRSACGWPGERDRAVAIRCTHLGFASDPRVVAEVLRQLDAED, translated from the coding sequence ATGAAGGTGGAAGAACCGGCTCCGCGACAGATCGACATGATGCGCAGCGCCATCGCGCGCCGTGCAGCGCTGGCGCGCGAGCCGCACCCCGAAGGCGTGCGCAAGCCCTCGCTGCGCCTGTTCCTCGCCGAACTGGCTTCGTTGGGGCGGGGCAAGAAGAAGCCCATTGTCGTGGACAAGGCGCAGCATCCGCAGCCGGTCATGCTGCTGCCCGGCTTTGGAGCGCATCCCAACCGGATGCGGCCGATGGCCGATGCCCTCGCCGAGGCGGGGCATGAGGTCCACGAATGGGGGCTCGGGCTCAATCTCGGGCCGAACCCGCAGAACTTCGCCTTCCTGATGCGGCGGGTCGGCACGCTGGCGCGCCAGCACAAGCGGCCCATCGCGCTGGTCGGCTGGAGCCTTGGCGGCCTTTTCGCGCGGGAGATCGCGCGGCGCGAGCCCGATTGCGTGTCCAAGGTCATCACCATGGGCACGCCGTTTTCGGGCGATCCGCGCGCCAACAATGCCTGGCGGGCCTATCAGATGGTGACGGGGCACTCGGTCAGCGCGCCGCCGATCGACTGCGATTTCACCGCCAAGCCGCCGGTCCCGACGATCGCGCTATGGAGCCCGCGCGACGGGGTGATCCATCCGCGCTCGGCCTGCGGCTGGCCCGGTGAGCGGGACCGGGCGGTGGCGATCCGCTGCACGCACCTTGGTTTCGCCAGCGATCCGCGCGTGGTGGCCGAAGTGCTCAGGCAACTCGACGCTGAGGATTAG
- a CDS encoding helix-turn-helix transcriptional regulator — protein MTVLVNRRFTLHDAPVGSFRDHRCRAEGIADLFARAPFEEGGWDAALKALADATGSTRSQLLALGERHAAFNWVTDAEGIPDYFDEFLAIDGFNPQVNYRVAATRMPFEVTWEDHYDAIRKAHTDEAYLDYVRRNDAEFGAQVVLSQRPGVFFGLAILRGQGVGRSNEAQRAVLAEAAPAVLAAIRMQDAIEHQGIELLRGSLDAIRSAAILLDGIGKVCGVTAAAQALLGPDSLQIRAATLHATRPDVDRELQARIGRALAGREDGAADLWLRSADAPLLLDVRSLPRQDWSFGTAPRAIVTLRTPLRPTAQQSAHLATALGLTLAEGEVVSLLVQGHSRQAVANLRGVSVQTVISQLRTIFQKCGVNREAVLVSMAREVIELASR, from the coding sequence ATGACGGTACTTGTTAATCGCCGCTTCACCTTACATGATGCGCCGGTGGGCTCATTCAGGGATCACCGCTGTCGCGCCGAGGGGATCGCCGATCTCTTTGCGCGCGCACCTTTCGAGGAAGGGGGCTGGGACGCCGCCCTGAAAGCGCTGGCCGATGCCACCGGATCGACCCGCTCGCAGTTGCTCGCGCTGGGCGAGCGCCACGCCGCCTTCAACTGGGTCACCGATGCCGAGGGCATTCCCGACTACTTCGACGAATTTCTCGCGATCGACGGCTTCAACCCCCAGGTGAACTACCGCGTCGCGGCAACACGCATGCCCTTCGAGGTGACCTGGGAAGATCACTACGACGCGATCCGCAAGGCCCATACCGACGAGGCCTATCTCGACTATGTCCGCCGCAACGATGCCGAGTTCGGCGCGCAGGTCGTGCTCAGCCAGCGTCCCGGCGTGTTTTTCGGCCTCGCCATCCTGCGCGGCCAGGGCGTGGGCCGCAGCAACGAGGCACAGCGCGCCGTCCTGGCCGAGGCGGCCCCCGCGGTTCTCGCCGCCATCCGCATGCAGGACGCCATCGAGCACCAGGGCATCGAATTGCTGCGTGGTTCGCTGGACGCGATCCGCAGCGCCGCGATCCTGCTCGACGGCATCGGCAAGGTCTGCGGCGTCACCGCGGCGGCACAGGCGCTGCTTGGCCCCGATTCCCTGCAGATCCGGGCCGCCACCCTGCATGCGACCCGGCCGGATGTGGACCGCGAACTCCAGGCCCGCATCGGCCGCGCGCTTGCGGGACGGGAGGACGGCGCCGCCGACCTCTGGCTGCGCAGCGCCGACGCCCCGCTGCTGCTCGACGTGCGCAGCCTGCCCCGGCAGGACTGGAGCTTCGGCACCGCCCCGCGCGCCATCGTCACCTTGCGCACGCCGCTGCGGCCGACCGCGCAGCAATCCGCCCACCTTGCCACCGCGCTCGGGCTCACGCTGGCGGAAGGCGAAGTTGTCTCGCTTCTGGTACAGGGCCATTCGCGCCAGGCCGTCGCCAACTTGCGCGGGGTCAGCGTGCAGACCGTCATCAGCCAGTTGCGCACGATCTTCCAGAAATGCGGCGTCAACCGCGAGGCGGTGCTGGTCTCCATGGCGCGCGAGGTGATCGAACTCGCTTCCCGTTGA